A single genomic interval of Buchnera aphidicola (Symydobius americanus) harbors:
- the rpsP gene encoding 30S ribosomal protein S16 yields MVKIRLVLQGSKKKPFYKIVVADSRFPRNGRFIEQIGFFNPNTKDQTKKIHFNVNRIQYWIKNGAKLSDRTKYLIKQNNLIEK; encoded by the coding sequence ATGGTAAAAATTAGATTAGTTTTACAAGGTTCTAAGAAAAAACCATTTTATAAAATAGTTGTAGCGGATAGTAGATTCCCAAGAAATGGAAGATTTATTGAACAAATTGGTTTTTTTAATCCAAATACCAAAGATCAAACAAAGAAAATTCATTTTAATGTTAATAGAATTCAATATTGGATTAAAAATGGAGCTAAATTGTCTGATAGAACAAAATATTTAATTAAACAAAATAATCTAATAGAAAAATAA
- the rimM gene encoding ribosome maturation factor RimM (Essential for efficient processing of 16S rRNA), giving the protein MDQLIKPIIIGKIGTCYGILGWNKLTSYTENKENILKYNKFFIQKNNRWKKISILKKKIHYNTIIIKIDNINNREDAKKITNKLIAIDEKTLPDLKKNEYYWKDIINCDVFTINKKYLGKVDYIIREKINDLLSIKKNKYQKNAILIPFIQKKIIKNIDILNKKIYINHQ; this is encoded by the coding sequence ATGGATCAATTAATTAAACCAATCATTATCGGAAAAATAGGAACTTGTTATGGAATTTTAGGATGGAATAAATTAACTTCTTATACTGAAAATAAAGAAAATATTTTAAAATATAATAAATTTTTTATACAAAAAAATAATCGATGGAAAAAAATAAGTATATTAAAAAAAAAAATACATTATAATACAATAATTATAAAAATTGATAACATTAATAATAGAGAAGATGCTAAAAAAATTACTAATAAATTAATTGCAATTGATGAAAAAACATTACCTGATTTAAAAAAAAACGAATATTATTGGAAAGATATTATAAATTGTGATGTATTTACAATAAATAAGAAATATTTAGGAAAAGTAGATTATATTATTCGAGAAAAAATTAATGATTTACTTAGTATAAAAAAAAATAAATACCAAAAAAATGCAATACTAATCCCATTTATTCAAAAAAAAAT